A genomic region of Pseudoalteromonas piscicida contains the following coding sequences:
- the pgl gene encoding 6-phosphogluconolactonase, which produces MAQLTERNFSSKDEMTAALAELLQSGLSQGIAQDGEAVLLVSGGSSPAPAYRYLSGVELGWDKITVAMVDERWVEPEHEKSNEAFIKSTLLQDKAANARFVTMKNAAVSAEEGAALCESAYAALKKPFDVTILGMGPDGHTASLFPNAKGLEHALTTTNTVCAINAHQSEVTGEITERMSLSLAGIANSKAAVLLISGDEKKAVYEAAKQPGSEYEVPLRAVLNHPDINLTVFWCP; this is translated from the coding sequence ATGGCACAGTTAACAGAAAGAAATTTCAGCTCCAAAGACGAGATGACAGCAGCGCTTGCAGAGCTACTCCAATCAGGGCTTAGCCAAGGGATTGCACAAGATGGTGAAGCTGTGCTGTTAGTATCTGGTGGTTCATCACCGGCTCCAGCGTATCGTTACCTTTCTGGTGTTGAACTAGGCTGGGACAAAATTACGGTTGCTATGGTTGATGAACGTTGGGTCGAACCGGAACACGAAAAGTCTAACGAAGCATTTATCAAGTCGACATTACTGCAAGACAAAGCGGCAAATGCTCGATTTGTAACAATGAAGAATGCGGCAGTGTCAGCAGAAGAGGGCGCTGCTCTATGTGAGTCTGCTTATGCAGCGTTGAAAAAACCGTTCGATGTTACTATTTTGGGAATGGGGCCGGATGGTCATACCGCCAGTTTATTTCCAAATGCAAAGGGCCTAGAGCACGCGTTAACGACCACAAACACCGTATGCGCAATTAATGCTCATCAAAGCGAAGTGACAGGTGAGATCACTGAGCGCATGAGTTTGTCTTTGGCGGGAATAGCTAACTCTAAGGCGGCTGTTTTATTGATCTCTGGTGATGAAAAAAAGGCGGTGTATGAAGCGGCAAAACAACCCGGCTCAGAGTATGAAGTACCGCTGCGCGCTGTATTAAATCACCCTGATATTAATTTGACCGTATTTTGGTGCCCGTAA